A single region of the Triticum dicoccoides isolate Atlit2015 ecotype Zavitan chromosome 2B, WEW_v2.0, whole genome shotgun sequence genome encodes:
- the LOC119362711 gene encoding translation initiation factor IF-2-like translates to MAAKVLQLRSADGKVLVAPAWDYRPAAAQALPLETRVPSRVLERVLQYWTKHSLAKATGESRDSLARWDADFQRRLEEDGLAKEAAAAAQELRRHGVHHGGRPRRHAGTGASGVAAPATATRADPVRAWCQLVHHLKGVDHGEPSPAPTAPIAFHASDIAVAARPGPATTLPAAAGAQPVGVRCAIRARGRQMDEDEESACHHRKLPASKASKPRSSVCLPATAAAPVKKVSRQVASKACSFVGSTPLPAPATAVKKMTPAASTLRARRGMGELSCNVPKQNQSPLPVIAVAAPMKQPIPWLCPVVLRLP, encoded by the coding sequence ATGGCGGCCAAGGTGCTCCAGCTCCGCAGCGCCGACGGCAAGGTGCTCGTCGCTCCGGCGTGGGACTATCGCCCGGCCGCCGCCCAAGCCCTCCCGCTGGAGACGCGGGTGCCCTCGCGCGTCCTCGAGAGGGTGCTCCAGTACTGGACCAAGCACAGCCTGGCCAAGGCCACCGGTGAGTCCCGGGACTCCCTCGCCCGCTGGGACGCCGACTTCCAGCGCCGTCTCGAGGAAGACGGCctcgccaaggaggccgccgcagccgcccaagAACTCCGCCGCCACGGCGTCCACCATGGAGGGCGTCCCCGTCGCCACGCCGGCACGGGCGCATCTGGTGTCGCTGCTCCAGCCACCGCTACCCGTGCTGATCCCGTCCGTGCCTGGTGCCAACTCGTTCACCACCTCAAGGGTGTCGACCACGGAGAACCTAGCCCAGCGCCGACGGCGCCCATCGCTTTCCATGCCTCCGATATTGCCGTCGCCGCGCGTCCTGGGCCTGCCACCACCTTGCCGGCCGCTGCTGGTGCTCAACCCGTTGGTGTCCGGTGCGCCATCCGTGCCCGTGGACGCCAGATGGATGAAGACGAGGAGTCCGCTTGCCACCACCGCAAGCTCCCGGCTTCCAAGGCTTCCAAGCCTCGCTCTTCGGTCTGCCTGCCTGCCACTGCTGCTGCGCCCGTGAAGAAGGTCTCTCGCCAGGTCGCTTCCAAGGCTTGCTCTTTCGTCGGCTCTACACCACTGCCTGCCCCTGCCACTGCTGTGAAGAAGATGACTCCAGCAGCTTCAACTCTGCGCGCAAGAAGGGGGATGGGGGAGCTCAGCTGCAACGTTCCCAAGCAAAACCAATCGCCATTGCCTGTCATTGCTGTTGCAGCACCAATGAAGCAACCAATTCCTTGGCTGTGTCCAGTGGTATTACGCCTTCCCTAG